The following are from one region of the Prionailurus bengalensis isolate Pbe53 chromosome A2, Fcat_Pben_1.1_paternal_pri, whole genome shotgun sequence genome:
- the IL17RE gene encoding interleukin-17 receptor E isoform X1 produces MILPFGIVLCSHVLGALTPRKSMGSPRLAALLLPLLLLIGLSPSSGIGCPSLLHWSTHCLLASHMEDALTGGSAHIPCHTQLALPVSLKSWCAQLWLPACYLHLHLMSNPSDLQGGWIHFLVQKYKKSYKFRFCRRHKMPASAQRKLLNSCCLSEKGHHIAVPFPDISHKGSRSKRTQPSYAKAMEGLPRPSSQRHGGPEFSFELLPEARAIRVTIPPGPEVSVRLCHQWALECEELSSPFEAQKIVPGGHAVDLPYEFFLPCLCIEASYLQEDTVRCKKCPFQNWPEAYGSDFWKSVHFTDYSQHSQMVMALTLRCPLKLEASLCQRQGWHTLCEDLPNATARESQGWYVLEGVDLHPQLCFKFSFGNSSHVECPRGTAPSWNVSMDTQAQQLVLHFSSRMHATFSAAWSHPGLGQDSLVPPVYSISQTQGSSPVTLDLIIPFLKPGSCVLVWRSDVQFSWKHLLCPDVSHRHLGLLILALLALTTLSGIVLVLTRRRPLSGPSHARPVLLLHAAESEAQLRLVGALAELLRAALGGGCNVIVDLWEATRVARVGPLPWLWAARARVAQEQGTVLLLWSSADPSLAGGPDSGAAPLRALLRAAPRPLLLLAYFSRLCSKGDIPPPLRALPRYRLLRDLPRLLQALDALPSTEAASWGRLGARPCLQGRLELCRRLEREAAKFCQLRLSRDRRRGTGWNP; encoded by the exons GAAGACGCACTCACTG GAGGGTCTGCTCATATTCCTTGCCATACCCAGTTGGCCCTTCCTGTGTCTCTAAAGTCCTGGTGTGCTCAGCTCTGGCTCCCCGCCTGCTATTTGCACCTGCATCTGATGTCAAATCCTTCAG ACCTCCAGGGGGGCTGGATCCACTTCCTGGTGCAGAAATACAAAAAGTCATACAAGTTCCGGTTCTGTAGGAGACACAAGATGCCAGCATCTGCTCAG AGGAAGCTGCTGAATAGCTGTTGCCTGTCTGAGAAGGGTCATCACATTGCTGTCCCCTTCCCAGACATCTCTCACAAGGGATCACGCTCTAAAAGGACCCAACCTTCATATGCAAAGGCAATGGAAGGTCTCCCCAGACCCAGCTCACAAAGGCATGGAG GGCCCGAGTTCTCCTTTGAATTGTTGCCTGAGGCACGGGCTATTCGAGTTACCATTCCCCCGGGACCCGAGGTCAGCGTGCGTCTTTGTCACCAGTGGGCACTAGAATGCGAGGAGCTGAGCAGTCCCTTCGAGGCCCAG AAAATTGTGCCTGGGGGCCATGCTGTAGACCTGCCTTATGAATTCTTTCTGCCGTGTCTGTGCATAGAG GCATCCTACCTGCAAGAGGACACTGTGAGGTGCAAAAAATGCCCCTTCCAGAACTGGCCTGAAGCCT ATGGCTCGGACTTCTGGAAGTCAGTGCACTTTACTGACTACAGCCAGCACAGTCAGATGGTCATGGCTCTAACACTCCGCTGCCCACTGAAGCTGGAGGCCTCCCTctgccagaggcagggctggcaCACCCTCTGTGAAGACCTCCCCAATGCCACGGCTCGAGAGTCACAGGGG TGGTATGTTTTGGAGGGAGTAGACTTGCACCCCCAGCTCTGCTTCAAG TTCTCTTTTGGAAATAGCAGCCACGTTGAATGCCCCCGCGGGACTG CCCCATCCTGGAATGTGAGCATGGATACCCAGGCCCAGCAGCTGGTCCTTCACTTCTCCTCGAGAATGCACGCCACCTTCAGTGCTGCCTGGAGCCATCCAGGCTTGGGGCAGGACAGCTTGGTGCCCCCTGTGTATAGCATTAGCCAG ACTCAGGGGTCAAGCCCAGTGACGCTAGACCTTATCATTCCCTTCCTGAAGCCAGGGAGCTGTGTCCTG GTGTGGAGGTCAGATGTTCAGTTTTCCTGGAAGCACCTTTTGTGTCCGGATG TCTCTCATAGACACCTGGGGCTCTTGATCCTGGCACTGCTGGCACTCACCACCCTCTCGGGCATTGTTCTGGTCCTCACTCGCCGGCGCCCACTGTCAG GCCCGAGCCACGCGCGGCCGGTGTTGCTGCTGCACGCGGCGGAGTCAGAGGCGCAGCTGCGCCTGGTGGGAGCACTGGCTGAACTGCTTCGGGCAGCGCTGGGCGGCGGGTGCAACGTGATCGTGGACCTGTGGGAGGCTACGCGCGTAGCGCGCGTGGGCCCGCTGCCGTGGCTGTGGGCGGCGCGGGCGCGCGTGGCGCAGGAGCAGGGCACCGTGCTGCTGCTGTGGAGCAGTGCCGACCCCAGTCTGGCCGGTGGTCCGGATTCCGGCGCAGCGCCCCTGCGCGCCCTGCTCCGCGCGGCCCCGCGCCCGCTGCTGCTGCTCGCTTACTTCAGTCGCCTCTGCTCCAAGGGCGACATTCCCCCTCCACTGCGCGCCCTGCCACGCTACCGCCTGCTGCGCGACCTGCCGCGGCTGCTGCAGGCGTTAGATGCGCTACCTTCCACCGAAGCCGCCAGCTGGGGCCGCCTTGGGGCTCGTCCGTGCCTGCAGGGTCGCCTGGAGCTGTGCCGACGGCTGGAACGGGAGGCCGCCAAATTTTGCCAACTGAGGCTGAGCAGAGACAGGCGTAGGGGTACTGGCTGGAACCCCTGA